Proteins found in one Arachis stenosperma cultivar V10309 chromosome 8, arast.V10309.gnm1.PFL2, whole genome shotgun sequence genomic segment:
- the LOC130945524 gene encoding uncharacterized protein LOC130945524 produces MLETVPQIGIYIHRFHNLDLFKQGWYRIKITMRWDDDNENQSFGIPSRVVQYEAPDEMDPSYIKGIWRIEEKDNSFSTQPFRIRYAKQDIYLCIMILFNLFHTEFEGFISTAVILKFELMYVPKYYDNGGELEASLDSSPTIHEFRIPPKALLGLHSYCPVYFDSLHAVLIDVTVHTCILKSSSKFPRNSGTSEVNVGQSYNTPKNNQGFGAIAYLDVKKKMFIKALLTARDILLEELQRLSKAIDQAIDISKFLLNMTSLNSIFQANHVLTQGKSQNGQEKFNVDFLNAENLKSLSQKELWKCLDLLGDQLFNLWNEFLKFHRENKIQILKYLRETWCKDRKVEWSIWMVYSKVEMPHHYINNGINLSSNRGKHKRALTLWKLNDEPIQTAVTRAEMHRRSIAQMRINNRSIQDMHIFGDPLRTPIVIVEHVITNAQRRTISQDSYLIHTKLFTASHSFQRLPNITHQSEHHFHVLNIVVFVHGFQGHHLDLRLVRNQWVLIDPEVEFLMSEANEDRTTSDDFRIMGQRLAKEVISFVKRKMDKASNSGILGDIQLSFVGHSMGNLIIRSALADSLMEPYLRYLYTYMSISGPHLGYLYSSNSLFNSGLWLFKKLKGTQCIHQLTFTDDPHFQNTFLYKLSKQKTLEYFRNIILISSPQDGYIPYHSARIESCPAASHDKSKKGRMFIEMLNDILDQVRVNHDEHRRVLMRCDVNFDVTSYGKNLNSFVGRAAHIEFLESDIYAKFIMWSFPELFK; encoded by the exons ATGTTGGAAACAGTACCACAAATTGGCATTTACATTCACAGATTTCACAATCTTGACCTATTTAAGCAAGG ATGGTATAGGATTAAAATTACCATGAGATGGgatgatgataatgaaaatCAATCTTTCGGAATTCCCTCTAGAGTTGTTCAGTACGAAG cTCCTGATGAGATGGATCCAAGCTATATAAAGGGCATATGGAGGATTGAAGAAAAAGACAACAGTTTCTCAACACAGCCCTTTCGGATTAGATATGCAAAGCAAGACATTTATCTATGTATCATGATCTTATTCAACTTATTTCATACTGAAtttgag GGATTCATTAGTACTGCTGTTATTTTAAAGTTTGAGCTTATGTATGTTCCCAAATATTATGATAACGG TGGTGAATTGGAAGCTTCTCTGGATTCTTCTCCAACTATCCATGAATTTCGGATTCCTCCTAAAGCTCTATTAGGGTTGCATTCATATTGTCCTGTCTATTTTGATTCCTTACATGCAGTGCTCATTGATGTTACTGTACATACATGTATTCTCAAATCTTCATCAAAATTTCCCAG AAATTCAGGCACCAGTGAAGTGAATGTTGGCCAAAGTTATAACACACCGAAGAATAATCAA GGCTTTGGTGCAATCGCTTATTTagatgtgaaaaaaaaaatgtttattaAAGCATTATTAACTGCTCGTGATATATTACTTGAAGAACTTCAAAGACTTAGTAAAGCAATTGATCAAGCTATTGATATTTCAAAATTTCTGTTAAATATGACCTCATTAAATTCCATATTTCAAGCAAATCATGTTTTGACACAAGGAAAATCACAAAATGGCCAAGag AAATTTAATGTCGATTTTTTAAATGCTGAAAACCTCAAATCTCTTAGTCAAAAAGAACTTTGGAAGTGTTTGGATTTATTAGGAGATCAATTGTTCAATTTATGGAacgaatttttaaaatttcacaG GGAAAACAAAATACAGATTCTAAAGTATTTAAGAGAAACATGGTGTAAGGATAGAAAAGTTGAATGGTCAATATGGATGGTGTACTCTAAGGTTGAGATGCCCCATCATTATATAAATAATGGGATTAATTTATCTTCAAATCGTGGTAAACACAAAAGAGCTCTCACTTTATGGAAGCTTAATGACGAG CCTATTCAAACCGCAGTAACACGTGCTGAGATGCATCGAAGGAGCATTGCACAAATGCGG ATTAACAACCGATCAATTCAAGACATGCATATATTTGGAGACCCTTTAAGAACACCAATTGTGATTGTTGAACATGTCATCACAAATGCACAACGAAGAACTATTAGTCAAGATTCATATTTGATACATACCAAGCTTTTTACAGCCTCACACAGCTTTCAACGACTACCTAACATTACCCACCAATCGGAACACCATTTTCATGTCTTGAACATTGTTGTCTTTGTGCATGGCTTTCAG GGGCATCATTTAGACCTAAGACTTGTTAGAAATCAATGGGTTTTAATTGATCCTGAAGTGGAATTTCTTATGTCAGAAGCCAATGAAGATAGAACAACATCTGATGATTTTAGAATAATGGGTCAAAGGCTGGCTAAAGAAGTTATTTCTTTTGTGAAGAGAAAAATGGATAAAGCTTCAAACTCAGGAATTTTGGGAGATATTCAGCTAAGTTTTGTTGGACACTCTATGGGCAACCTCATTATAAGATCTGCACTTGCAG ATAGTTTGATGGAACCATATCTAAGATACTTGTATACGTATATGTCCATATCTGGTCCACATTTGGGGTATCTTTATAGTTCCAACTCATTATTCAATTCTGGATTATGGCTTTTTAAGAAGTTAAAAGGCACACAATGCATTCATCAACTCACATTCACAGATGATCCACATTTTCAAAATACATTTCTCTATAAACTCTCTAAG CAAAAGACCTTGGAATACTTTAGGAATATTATCTTAATATCTTCTCCACAG gatGGTTATATTCCTTATCATTCGGCTAGAATAGAATCATGCCCAGCAGCATCACATGACAAATCAAAGAAAGGAAGAATGTTCATAGAAATGTTAAATGATATTTTGGATCAAGTGAGAGTGAATCACGATGAACATCGTCGAGTTTTGATGCGTTGTGATGTGAATTTCGATGTGACTTCATATGGCAAGAATTTGAACTCATTTGTTGGACGTGCTGCTCATATTGAATTTTTGGAGTCTGATATTTATGCAAAGTTCATAATGTGGTCTTTTCCAGAATTATTTAAATAG